The proteins below are encoded in one region of Deinococcus metalli:
- the gcvP gene encoding aminomethyl-transferring glycine dehydrogenase, translating into MTRTPLTDLLQTSDFTDRHIGPTPQEQAAMLAELGVSSLDELSDTTLPESIRFDGELQVGGPVTEAQALADLKAVAAKNKVFRSYIGMGYSGTHTPGVILRNMLENPGWYTAYTPYQAEISQGRLEMLLNFQQTVMDLTALPVCNASLLDEATAAAEAMTLAKRAGKSKSTTFVIAHDVHPQTKDVIRTRAEYFGFEIVEMKAQDVAGGLPECFGVLMQTPGTYGDLHDLSPVADAVHAQGGLLVAATDLLASALVKPVGEMGTDIAIGSAQRFGVPMGFGGPHAAFLACQKTFERQMPGRVIGVSKDVRGKTALRMAMQTREQHIRREKATSNICTAQALLANMAAAYAVYHGPRGIRTIAERVQRLTGALAGALEQAGVRLGSDTYFDTLTVKPDDVAAVRERALALGMNLRYGTGGVWVTVSLDETTTPADVLDLIHAITGTRPADDLDLDGVYADGIPDALKRTSEYLTHPVFNTHHSEHGMLRYLKGLENKDYSLTHGMIPLGSCTMKLNATTEMIPVTWPEFGQLHPFAPADQTEGYADMLAELEAWLADITGYDAVSLQPNSGAQGEYAGLLTIRKYHAARGESHRTVCLIPASAHGTNPASAAMMGMQVVVVKTDADGNIDMDDLTAQAEKYSDTLGALMITYPSTHGVYEERVKDACDVIHQHGGQVYLDGANMNAQVGLTKPGLIGSDVSHLNLHKTFAIPHGGGGPGMGPIGVKAHLAPYLPNHTVRPTSDSDTGAVSAAPYGSASILPISYLYIRLLGAAGLKKATQVALLNANYIAHHLKGAYPVLYTGRSGRVAHECIIDLRPLKAATGITEEDVAKRLMDYGFHAPTMSFPVPGTLMIEPTESEPRAELDRFIAAMLGIRREIQDVQDDLIAAADSPLKHAPHTQDDLMADEWTRVYSRATAAYPTSMQKQWKYWPSVNRVDNVYGDRNFVCSCPPVEEWALSQ; encoded by the coding sequence ATGACCCGCACCCCCCTGACCGACCTGCTCCAGACCTCCGACTTCACCGACCGCCACATCGGCCCCACGCCCCAGGAGCAGGCCGCGATGCTTGCCGAGCTGGGCGTGTCCAGCCTGGACGAGCTGAGCGACACCACGCTGCCTGAGAGCATCCGCTTTGACGGCGAGTTGCAGGTCGGCGGCCCGGTCACGGAGGCGCAGGCGCTGGCCGACCTGAAGGCCGTGGCGGCGAAGAACAAGGTGTTCCGCAGCTACATCGGCATGGGATATTCCGGCACGCACACGCCGGGCGTGATCCTGCGGAACATGCTGGAGAACCCCGGGTGGTACACGGCGTACACGCCGTACCAGGCCGAGATCAGTCAGGGGCGGCTGGAGATGCTGCTGAACTTCCAGCAGACGGTGATGGATCTGACGGCCCTGCCGGTGTGCAACGCCTCGCTGCTGGACGAGGCGACCGCCGCCGCCGAGGCGATGACCCTCGCCAAACGCGCCGGCAAGAGCAAGAGCACCACCTTCGTGATCGCGCACGACGTCCACCCGCAGACGAAGGACGTGATCCGCACCCGCGCGGAATACTTCGGCTTCGAGATCGTGGAGATGAAGGCGCAGGACGTGGCCGGCGGGCTGCCCGAGTGCTTCGGCGTGCTGATGCAGACGCCCGGCACGTACGGCGACCTGCACGACCTCTCGCCCGTGGCCGACGCGGTGCACGCGCAGGGCGGCCTGCTGGTCGCGGCGACCGACCTGCTGGCATCTGCGCTGGTGAAGCCCGTGGGCGAGATGGGCACCGACATCGCCATCGGCAGCGCGCAGCGCTTCGGGGTGCCGATGGGCTTCGGCGGGCCGCACGCGGCGTTCCTGGCATGCCAGAAGACCTTTGAGCGTCAGATGCCCGGCCGCGTGATCGGCGTGAGCAAGGACGTGCGCGGCAAGACGGCCCTGCGGATGGCGATGCAGACCCGCGAGCAGCACATCCGCCGCGAGAAGGCCACCAGCAACATCTGCACCGCGCAGGCGCTGCTGGCGAACATGGCCGCCGCGTACGCCGTGTACCACGGGCCCAGGGGCATCCGGACAATCGCCGAGCGCGTGCAGCGCCTCACGGGCGCCCTGGCCGGAGCGCTGGAGCAGGCGGGCGTGCGGCTGGGATCGGACACGTACTTCGACACCCTGACCGTGAAGCCGGACGACGTGGCGGCCGTGCGCGAGCGGGCGCTGGCGCTGGGCATGAACCTGCGCTACGGCACCGGCGGCGTGTGGGTCACGGTCAGCCTGGACGAGACGACCACGCCCGCCGACGTGCTCGACCTGATCCACGCCATCACCGGCACGCGGCCCGCTGACGACCTCGACCTGGACGGCGTTTATGCCGACGGTATCCCCGACGCGCTGAAGCGCACCAGCGAGTACCTGACGCACCCGGTGTTCAACACGCACCACAGCGAGCACGGCATGCTGCGCTACCTGAAGGGGCTGGAGAACAAGGACTACAGCCTGACGCACGGCATGATCCCGCTGGGAAGCTGCACCATGAAGCTGAACGCCACCACCGAGATGATCCCGGTGACGTGGCCCGAGTTCGGGCAGCTCCACCCCTTCGCGCCCGCCGACCAGACGGAAGGCTACGCGGACATGCTGGCGGAACTGGAAGCGTGGCTGGCCGACATCACCGGTTACGACGCCGTGAGTCTCCAGCCGAACAGCGGCGCGCAGGGCGAGTACGCGGGCCTGCTGACCATCCGCAAGTACCACGCGGCGCGCGGCGAGAGCCACCGCACCGTGTGCCTGATCCCCGCCAGCGCGCACGGCACCAACCCCGCCAGCGCCGCCATGATGGGTATGCAGGTCGTGGTCGTGAAGACCGACGCGGACGGGAACATCGACATGGACGACCTGACGGCGCAGGCCGAGAAGTACTCGGACACCCTGGGCGCGCTGATGATCACGTACCCCAGCACCCACGGCGTGTACGAGGAGCGCGTGAAGGACGCCTGCGACGTGATCCACCAGCACGGCGGGCAGGTGTACCTGGACGGCGCGAACATGAACGCCCAGGTCGGCCTGACCAAGCCCGGCCTGATCGGCAGCGACGTCAGCCACCTGAACCTGCACAAGACCTTCGCCATCCCGCACGGCGGCGGTGGCCCCGGCATGGGGCCGATTGGCGTCAAGGCGCACCTCGCGCCGTACCTGCCGAACCACACGGTGCGGCCGACCAGCGATAGCGACACCGGGGCCGTCAGCGCCGCGCCGTATGGCAGCGCCAGCATCCTTCCCATCTCGTACCTGTACATCCGCCTGCTCGGGGCGGCCGGGCTGAAGAAGGCCACGCAGGTCGCGCTGCTGAACGCCAACTACATCGCGCACCACCTGAAGGGCGCGTACCCGGTGCTGTACACCGGCCGCAGTGGCCGCGTGGCGCACGAGTGCATCATCGACCTGCGGCCCCTCAAGGCCGCCACGGGTATCACCGAAGAAGACGTCGCCAAGCGCCTGATGGACTACGGCTTCCACGCCCCCACCATGAGCTTCCCCGTGCCCGGCACACTGATGATCGAGCCCACCGAGAGCGAGCCCAGGGCGGAACTCGACCGCTT
- the gcvH gene encoding glycine cleavage system protein GcvH, with protein MNTPSELKYAASHEWLSPDGTVGISDFAQDQLGDVVYVELPEVGRKVEAGETVAVVESVKTASDIYAPASGTITAVNEELSGSPELVNSGPYEGGWLFKMDVTGEGDLMDAAAYTSANS; from the coding sequence ATGAACACCCCCAGCGAACTGAAATACGCCGCCAGCCACGAGTGGCTTTCCCCGGATGGCACCGTCGGCATCAGCGACTTCGCGCAGGATCAGCTCGGCGACGTGGTGTACGTCGAACTGCCCGAGGTGGGCCGGAAGGTCGAGGCCGGCGAGACGGTGGCCGTGGTCGAGAGCGTCAAGACCGCCAGCGACATCTACGCCCCGGCGAGCGGCACCATCACCGCCGTGAACGAGGAACTGAGCGGCAGCCCCGAACTCGTGAACAGCGGCCCCTACGAGGGCGGCTGGCTGTTCAAGATGGACGTGACCGGGGAAGGCGACCTGATGGACGCCGCCGCGTACACCAGCGCGAACAGCTGA
- the gcvT gene encoding glycine cleavage system aminomethyltransferase GcvT, which yields MNQLPTEPLKRTPLHAAHLRAGARMVPFGGWDMPVQYAGVKAEHDAVRTRAGVFDVSHMGEFRVTGVDALRFLQHVTTNDVSKLRPGRAQYNWLPGVSGGLVDDIYIYQHADGEYLLVVNASNTAKDWAHLQEHTAGFDVSLADESERWALLAVQGPQAEAMLQPHADTDLGAKKKNAFFAATLFGFDVFLARTGYTGEDGFEVFVDASEAEVLWDKLLAVGITPAGLGARDTLRLEAGFPLYGHEFSDTIHPLSSTYTWVVKDKAHVGREHIALEPKHRLIGLKLDRVPVREGYPVKLGGQVVGHVTSGTSSPTLGHPIAMALVDSAHADAPAFEVEVRGKDHPATRLDLPFYRR from the coding sequence GTGAACCAGCTCCCCACAGAGCCCCTGAAGCGCACGCCGCTGCACGCCGCACACCTGCGGGCGGGCGCCCGGATGGTGCCCTTCGGCGGGTGGGACATGCCGGTGCAGTACGCGGGCGTGAAGGCCGAGCACGACGCCGTGCGGACCCGTGCGGGCGTGTTCGACGTGTCACACATGGGCGAGTTCCGCGTGACAGGCGTGGACGCCCTGCGCTTCCTGCAACACGTCACCACCAACGACGTGAGCAAGCTGCGGCCCGGCCGCGCGCAGTACAACTGGCTGCCGGGCGTGTCGGGCGGGCTGGTGGACGACATCTACATCTACCAGCACGCGGACGGCGAGTACCTGCTGGTCGTGAATGCCAGCAACACCGCCAAGGACTGGGCGCACCTGCAGGAGCACACTGCCGGCTTCGACGTGTCGCTGGCCGACGAGTCGGAGCGCTGGGCGCTGCTGGCGGTGCAGGGACCGCAGGCCGAGGCGATGCTGCAACCGCACGCGGACACCGACCTGGGCGCGAAGAAGAAGAACGCGTTTTTTGCCGCCACACTCTTCGGTTTCGACGTGTTTCTGGCGCGCACCGGCTACACCGGCGAGGACGGCTTCGAGGTCTTCGTGGACGCCAGCGAGGCCGAGGTGCTGTGGGACAAGCTGCTCGCCGTCGGCATCACGCCTGCCGGGCTGGGGGCGCGCGACACGCTGCGGCTGGAGGCGGGCTTCCCGCTGTATGGCCACGAGTTCTCCGACACCATCCACCCGCTGAGCAGCACCTACACCTGGGTCGTGAAGGACAAGGCGCACGTGGGCCGGGAGCACATCGCCCTGGAGCCCAAGCACCGCCTGATCGGCCTGAAGCTCGACCGGGTGCCGGTGCGCGAGGGCTACCCCGTCAAGCTCGGCGGGCAGGTCGTGGGGCACGTGACCAGTGGCACCAGCAGCCCCACCCTGGGTCATCCCATCGCCATGGCGCTGGTGGACAGCGCCCACGCCGACGCCCCGGCCTTCGAGGTCGAGGTGCGCGGCAAGGACCATCCGGCCACGCGGCTGGACCTGCCGTTCTACAGGCGGTGA
- a CDS encoding 2'-5' RNA ligase family protein, with protein sequence MPAAFLVALRPPPELAARVQAFRAAHGVTDAAAEPHVTVKARSGLDADLTWVPTARGVVAAFAPVHVTIGGPRVFGNGSALYLRVHSPDAVRLHVALLDALQPASRFGYEGPHLTPHLSVAVARRGVDLPTLLADAQATFADLERDPLPFSAREVVLMRKPGPGGAYAAVEAWPLGAG encoded by the coding sequence ATGCCCGCCGCCTTCCTCGTGGCCCTGCGGCCACCCCCTGAGCTGGCCGCACGGGTGCAGGCGTTCCGCGCGGCGCATGGCGTGACGGACGCGGCGGCCGAACCGCACGTGACCGTGAAGGCCCGCAGCGGCCTGGACGCCGACCTGACGTGGGTGCCCACCGCACGGGGAGTCGTCGCCGCGTTCGCGCCGGTCCACGTGACCATCGGCGGCCCGCGCGTGTTCGGGAACGGAAGTGCGCTGTACCTGCGGGTGCACAGTCCGGACGCCGTGCGCCTGCACGTGGCGCTGCTGGACGCACTCCAGCCCGCGTCGCGGTTCGGATACGAGGGGCCGCACCTGACGCCGCACCTCAGCGTGGCCGTCGCGCGGCGGGGCGTGGACCTGCCCACCCTGCTGGCGGACGCGCAGGCCACCTTCGCCGACCTGGAGCGCGACCCACTGCCCTTCAGCGCCCGCGAGGTCGTGCTGATGCGCAAACCCGGGCCGGGCGGCGCCTACGCGGCGGTCGAGGCGTGGCCGCTGGGCGCCGGGTAG
- a CDS encoding NUDIX hydrolase has translation MPTLAQLRELQSIAQAGLTYTKDDYDRDRYVRLRDLTAELLAEQTGQAPAEVTGLLRIEEGYLTPKVDVRAIVLNPAGEVLLTRERADGRWSLPGGWADPGESPREIAVREVREETGRTVRAVRLLAVLDKGKHPHPADLWAVYKLFIHCDLVGSEGSGHVANTETTDSGWFLVDALPPLSLGRNLPEQVQRAVELARNPGLGVDVD, from the coding sequence ATGCCCACCCTCGCGCAGCTCCGGGAACTCCAGTCCATTGCCCAGGCGGGTCTGACGTACACGAAAGACGACTACGACCGCGACCGCTACGTGCGGCTGCGCGACCTCACCGCCGAACTCCTGGCCGAGCAGACCGGCCAGGCCCCCGCCGAGGTCACCGGCCTGTTGCGGATCGAGGAAGGCTACCTGACCCCCAAGGTGGACGTGCGCGCCATCGTGCTGAACCCGGCCGGCGAGGTGCTGCTCACCCGCGAGCGCGCCGACGGCCGCTGGAGCCTGCCCGGCGGCTGGGCCGATCCCGGCGAGAGCCCCCGCGAGATCGCCGTGCGCGAGGTCCGCGAGGAAACCGGCCGCACCGTGCGCGCCGTGCGCCTGCTGGCCGTCCTCGACAAGGGCAAGCACCCGCATCCGGCCGACCTGTGGGCGGTGTACAAGCTCTTCATCCACTGCGACCTCGTGGGCAGCGAGGGCAGCGGGCACGTGGCGAACACCGAGACCACCGACAGCGGGTGGTTCCTCGTGGACGCCCTGCCGCCGCTGAGCCTGGGGCGGAACCTGCCGGAACAGGTGCAGCGGGCGGTGGAGCTGGCGCGGAATCCGGGGTTGGGCGTGGATGTGGACTGA
- a CDS encoding SDR family NAD(P)-dependent oxidoreductase, which produces MHTLIIGATGGIGTATARAFAAQGDTLTVSGRDGEKLSALAADLGAAARVADVGYESHVRALLEGVDALDTVVYAAGVALPEPLHDADPAKVRAVWNANYFGALWVLKHGLGRLNAGGRVYLLGARPDLVTARGFSQYAASKAALARAAEIARLEARGAGITLVLPPAVNTPLWTQVGRVPRGALAPDVVAQAIVQDRAGAVQNEVRVGD; this is translated from the coding sequence ATGCACACGCTGATCATCGGGGCGACGGGCGGAATTGGCACGGCGACGGCGCGGGCCTTCGCGGCGCAGGGCGACACGCTGACGGTGTCCGGCCGGGACGGCGAGAAGCTGAGCGCGCTGGCCGCCGACCTGGGCGCAGCCGCCCGCGTGGCGGACGTGGGCTACGAGAGTCACGTCAGGGCGCTGCTGGAGGGCGTGGACGCGCTGGACACGGTGGTGTACGCGGCGGGCGTGGCGTTGCCGGAACCGCTGCACGACGCCGATCCTGCGAAGGTGCGCGCGGTGTGGAACGCGAACTACTTCGGGGCGCTGTGGGTGCTCAAGCACGGCCTGGGGCGGCTGAATGCGGGTGGGCGCGTGTACCTGCTGGGTGCCCGGCCGGACCTGGTGACCGCGCGGGGCTTTTCACAGTACGCGGCGAGCAAGGCGGCCCTGGCCCGCGCGGCCGAGATTGCCCGGCTGGAGGCGCGCGGGGCGGGGATCACGCTGGTGCTGCCGCCCGCGGTAAACACGCCCCTGTGGACGCAGGTGGGCCGCGTCCCGCGGGGGGCGCTCGCGCCGGACGTGGTCGCGCAGGCCATCGTGCAGGACAGGGCTGGAGCGGTGCAGAACGAAGTGCGCGTGGGCGACTGA